From one Sardina pilchardus chromosome 6, fSarPil1.1, whole genome shotgun sequence genomic stretch:
- the LOC134083444 gene encoding uncharacterized protein LOC134083444, with the protein MGNTVSCCFRANPGDRQEEEQRLQDEGMKRKVAPGKAADSVGNSILPHQKEVAAGLVSEGLADTAKSVASEYADEVTGLREPPASAVVTSLHVNAPAAVDNSMQEVAAGLVSQVLAEATELVEVFNVTLPVDHLFGEASSKMVNTSPTESVQALKDVNLREERCDGDNRDSALPCVPAEKAARAEIRSSQEDPATIAPAAKPEDRLVQNPSAEGVVSIAPKGFPQVSSDIDAHLDRCGHQPLFDSSKALDGERDASLHSSEDERLLTSAMLGTGLPVMNAELAEAIPLHRSDSGHSFSMEGQHPDSGLHLKSVPTDASARGSAAASTARDMVFGPSTKSKSVPLPKLLAELAALQRVVVSSNSSAHRGLAGNLQDERPGSAGRWSPVSDGSEAWLTCDEDLYYSEDEIEEELARQSPMEMPVPEQDRCSFGPPVAILTHCEKEWKGQTTESTVIRKGYAVLSRDFGFFRRGREDHYCALRASLYQTLVSSAQLPDWLQRESFLLIPEKLQSRYGLIEGWSFPDVCKQTSGIKDDVDLLRHYLSLLQKWWRAAAASPGLEGRRRVCDQLFQGGEDEFGVMEALKLLMLTCAVELHDIMQRGRDVPIFCWLLFSRYTSSCPRTFLANHLSRVGFSGGMEQVEMCLLGYTLHRTIKVYRLYMANMKDFIVTHYPDNHIQDWPSVCLVTEDGRHYDVAVGDPVCLREDFSGGPH; encoded by the exons ATGGGAAACACAGTTAGCTGCTGCTTCCGTGCCAATCCTGGCGaccgccaggaggaggagcagcggcTGCAAGATGAGGGCATGAAGCGAAAAGTGGCACCAGGTAAGGCAGCAGATTCTGTGGGAAACAGCATTCTCCCACATCAAAAAGAGGTAGCTGCAGGACTGGTGTCAGAGGGTTTGGCAGATACCGCCAAGAGTGTGGCCTCTGAATATGCTGATGAGGTGACTGGACTCAGAGAGCCTCCTGCATCAGCAGTTGTCACCAGTCTGCACGTGAATGCACCTGCTGCTGTGGACAACAGCATGCAAGAGGTGGCTGCGGGGCTGGTGTCGCAAGTGTTGGCAGAGGCCACTGAGCTTGTGGAAGTATTTAATGTCACCCTTCCAGTGGACCATCTATTTGGGGAGGCTTCCTCGAAGATGGTAAATACCAGTCCGACTGAGAGTGTGCAAGCTCTCAAGGACGTTAACCTTAGAGAGGAGCGCTGCGACGGTGACAACAGGGACAGCGCCCTCCCCTGTGTTCCAGCTGAAAAAGCTGCACGGGCTGAGATTAG ATCATCCCAAGAGGACCCTGCCACCATTGCACCGGCTGCAAAGCCGGAGGACCGGCTGGTTCAGAATCCCTCGGCTGAGGGGGTGGTGAGTATTGCTCCAAAGGGGTTTCCTCAGGTAAGTAGTGACATTGATGCCCATCTGGACAGGTGTGGACATCAGCCACTGTTTGACTCATCCAAAGCCCTGGATGGGGAACGGGATGCGTCTCTGCACAGCAGTGAGGATGAGCGGCTGCTCACCTCCGCCATGCTTGGCACGGGTTTGCCCGTCATGAATGCTGAGCTTGCTGAGGCTATCCCGCTGCACAGGAGTGATAGTGGTCACTCGTTCAGCATGGAGGGACAGCATCCCGACAGTGGCCTTCATCTCAAATCTGTTCCCACTGATGCTTCTGCAAG aggctctgctgcagccTCTACCGCCCGAGACATGGTGTTTGGCCCGAGCACCAAGTCTAAGAGTGTACCCCTTCCCAAGTTGCTCGCTGAACTTGCGGCACTTCAGAGGGTTGTTGTGAGCTCCAATAGTTCCGCTCACAGAGGGCTGGCTGGGAATCTCCAGGATGAGAGACCTGGAAGTGCTGGCAGGTGGAGCCCGGTGTCAGATGGGAGTGAGGCCTGGCTTACTTG tgACGAAGACCTCTACTACAGCGAGGACGagattgaggaggagctggcgagGCAAAGCCCCATGGAGATGCCTG TTCCAGAACAGGACCGATGCAGCTTTGGGCCACCCGTTGCCATTTTAACTCACTGCGAGAAGGAATGGAAAGGGCAGACCACCGAAAGCACGGTCATTAGAAAA GGCTACGCTGTGCTCTCCCGGGACTTTGGATTCTTCCGCCGGGGAAGGGAAGACCACTACTGTGCCCTGAGAGCCTCCCTGTACCAGACGCTGGTGAGCTCTGCCCAGCTTCCCGACTGGCTGCAGCGGGAGAGTTTCTTATTG ATCCCCGAAAAGCTTCAGTCTCGCTACGGTCTGATTGAAGGCTGGTCGTTTCCCGACGTGTGCAAGCAGACGAGCGGGATCAAAGACGACGTGGATCTTTTGAGACACTACCTGAGCCTTCTCCAGAAATGG TGGCGTGCGGCAGCAGCCTCTCCTGGGCTCGAGGGACGCAGACGTGTGTGCGATCAGCTCTTCCAGGGCGGAGAGGACGAGTTTGGTGTCATGGAGGCGCTCAAGCTCCTGATGCTAACATGCGCCGTGGAATTGCACGACATcatgcagagaggcagagacgtgCCAATATTCTGCTGGCTGCTATTCTCCCGCTACACCTCCTCGTGCCCGCGCACGTTCCTGGCCAACCACCTGAGCCGGGTTGGCTTCAGTGGAGGCATGGAGCAG GTGGAGATGTGTCTCCTGGGTTACACACTGCACCGCACCATCAAGGTGTACCGCCTCTACATGGCCAACATGAAGGActtcattgtcactcattaccCGGACAATCACATTCAGGActggccctctgtctgcctggtAACCGAGGATGGCCGCCATTACGACGTGGCTGTTGGCGACCCCGTCTGTCTTCGGGAGGACTTTTCTGGTGGACCTCACTGA